The DNA region GGCACCCCGGAGATGTTGTACTGTTCGCTTCCCGGCGCCCTCGGTGACTTGCTAGCCGGATTCCTGACGACCGGCCTGACACAATCTGTTCAGGCCCTGCCGCCTGAGATCGTGCTCACACCCGGCAGCGCCCGCCCTGCTGAAATGCTCCAGCTCAAGCAAGACCTGCTCGCATTCCGCGCCTTGATGCGCTGGTCCTGGCTTGTTCCTGCAGCCTTCCTGCTGCTGATCCTGGGCCTGGTTGTGCGATCTGTGCCCTCCTGGGGACGCTGGTGGGGCTGGCCCCTCTTAGGCGCCGGCATTCTCAGCTTGGTCAGCCCGCTGGCCGGAGGTTGGATATGGCGCGGTTGGCTGCAACGAGCCTCTGCCGAAGCAGGGGTGCAGATGGCCCTCGAATTGGTGGATGGAGTCCTCGATGGTCTGGCGGCGGAGATCGCCGCCAGGCAGCTGGCGGCCGGCGTCTTCCTTGCGCTGACGGGAATCGCCATGCTGGCGATGGCATGGTTTGTGAGGCGTCGCCGGCAACGGGCGCTCAGATCGGTGCAAGACGATGCGCCTGAACCCAGCCGCGATGCCGAGCCCCGCCCGAGCGGCATGTTCGGCTAGCTCTTAGGTTGGGCGGTTGCCCCCGGCCCCCGGGGCGGCCTACAGGCAGTACAGCTCGCGAGCCTGGCGCTCCAGCTGCTCGCGAAAAGCCGGATGGGCGATGTTGATCAGCGCTCGCGCCCTCTGGCGGATGGTCATTCCGTAGATGCTGGCCACGCCGAACTCTGTGGCGATGAAGTGAACATGATTGCGGGTGGTGACCACGCCTGCGCCCTGCTTGAGCATCGGAACGATGCGGCTGATGGTCGTCCCATCGTGCATTGTGGCCGTGGACGGAAGGGCGATGATCGGGCGGCCGCCTTTGCTGCGCGAGGCGCCGTAGACGAAATCCACTTGTCCCCCGACACCGGAGTACAACTTGGGGCCGATGCTGTCGGCGCACACCTGACCCGTCAGGTCGACCTCGATGGCCGAGTTAATCGACACCATGCGGTCGTTCTGAGCGATGATGAAGGGATCGTTTACGTATTCCGTCGGGTGGAGCTCGACGATGGGATTGTCATCCACGAACGAATAGAGCTTGCGCGTTCCGATGATGAACCCGGCGATGATCTTCCCTGGATGGAGGGTCTTGCGCTCGTTGGTGATGACCCCGCGGTTGACCAGGTTCATGACCCCGTCTGAGAACAGCTCGGTGTGGATCCCGAGATCCCTCTTCGATTCCAGGAAGCCGAGCACGGCATTGGGGATGGCCCCGATCCCCAACTGCAGGGTGGATCCGTCCTCGATGAATTCAGCCACGTGACGGCCGATGCCCATGCTCAATTCGTTGCTTTCCCCCATGGACATTTCGACCAACGGATAGTTCACCGGAATGGCCTGGCTGATCTTGGAGATGTGGATGAACGAGTCGCCGAGCGTCCTGGGCATTTGCTCGTTGACTTCGGCGATGACAATGCGCGCCATCTGCGAAGGGGTCTTGACCAGACCGGCTTCAATTCCCAGGCTGCAGAAGCCGTGCTCATCCGGCGGGCTGACGTGAATCAGAGCGACGTCGAGAGGCAGGTGCCCGTTGCGGAAGAGGAGCGGCACCTCCGAGAGGAAGCAGGGCGTGAAATCCGCCCGCCCCTCGTGGACCGCCGCCCGTACGTTGTCGCTGATGAACAAGGTGTTGATGTTGAGGTGCCCGGCCATTTCCGGCGCAGCATGCGGGGCGTCGCCGATGGTCAGCACCTGGGCGATCTCGACGTTCTGGAGTTCCGGGGCGCGGGCGACCAGCGCCCCGATTAGTTTCTGGGGGACGGAACAGTTGCCGGTCAGGAACACGCGCATTCCCGACTGGATGACCTTGACCGCCTCCTCCGCCGTGGTGATCTTGGATTCGAAGTGAGAGATCCAGGTCATCTGCCTCTGCCTCCGACCCCACCGAAGCGACTAAGATGCTGCACCTTCCCATCACGCGTGACAATGCCGAGTTCGATCCCGGGGACCGTGCGGATTGCTTCTTCGATGCCTTCTCTGGCCACTGCCTGCAGGAAGGGAAATGTACCGTTGTACAGCCCCAGGGTCCCCGTTCGACCGAGCACGCCGGCGATGTTTGGCACACAGAAATGGATCACACCCTCCTCGACGTAGGTTGGGGCAGCAGAGGTTGTGGGTCGAGAGGTCTCAACGCAGCCCCCCTGGTCGATGCTCAAATCGATGATGATCGAGCGCGGCTGCATCGAGGCCACCATCTTGCGGGTAACCACAATCGGCGGCCGCTCACCCGGCACCAGGATGGCGCCGACCAGGATGTCTGCCCGGGCGCAGGCCTTGGCGATGTTGTAGGGTGTCGAGAAGACAGTCTCGATCGACGACGGGCAGCGCATGTGCAGCTCCTGCAACCGACGCAGGTCGATGTCGATCACAGTCACCGCCGCCCCGACGGCGGCGAAGGACCAGGCCGCCGTTCCCCCGACAACGCCGGCGCCGATAATCACCACCTGTGCCCGCGGGACTCCGACGATGCCCCCCAGCAGCACACCCCTTCCGCCCTGGTCGTTCTGCAGCAGTCGGGAGGCGATGGATACGGCCATCCGGCCGCCGATCTCGCTCAACGGCGCCAGGATCGGGCGGTAGCCGGCCGGCGCCTCAACCTGCTCGTAGGCAATGGCGGTGATCTTCTTGTCGAGCAGCATTTCAATCTTGTCCTGGCGCGTGGCTGCAAGGTGAAGGAAGCCCGCCACCGTCAGGCCGGGAACCATCATTTCCAGTTCTTCCTTGAGCGGCCGGGCAAATTTCAAGACCAAATCGGCGCGGCCGAAGGTCTCCTCCGGGCTGTACACGATGCGGGCGCCTGCCTTCTCATAGTCCACGTCGGCGAATCCTGCGCCGTTCCCGGCGCCCGTCTCAACGTACACGGCGTGGCCATGCGAGACCAGCATGTCGACGCCTTCCGGCGGCAAACCCACGCGGAACTCAAAAGGCCTGCGTTCTTTGGGGATCGCGATGTTCATCTCGCCTCAATGCCTCCCGCAATCCAGATGGAACGCCCGCTGCCTCCGACCGGTCTGGGGCTGCACCTGGGTGCGCATCGGTCCACGGCGGAAGTCTCTTCCCGCCTGCTTCGGGCAGTCGAGTAAGGGACTCCCCGTGACCCTGATTCTCTCCCGACCCTTCGGCAGAGAGGAAGTGCCGATTGGCAGGGGGGGGCGCTCCTTCCATCCCCTCGTCGGCGTGGGGCGACCAGCGTCAGCCAGGGTGCAAACCCAAAGGGCCCCGGCTCAGCCGGGGCCCTGGAAGGAGCGGGTGATGGGATTCGAACCCACGGATGGTACCTTGGGAAGGTA from Anaerolineales bacterium includes:
- a CDS encoding alanine dehydrogenase gives rise to the protein MNIAIPKERRPFEFRVGLPPEGVDMLVSHGHAVYVETGAGNGAGFADVDYEKAGARIVYSPEETFGRADLVLKFARPLKEELEMMVPGLTVAGFLHLAATRQDKIEMLLDKKITAIAYEQVEAPAGYRPILAPLSEIGGRMAVSIASRLLQNDQGGRGVLLGGIVGVPRAQVVIIGAGVVGGTAAWSFAAVGAAVTVIDIDLRRLQELHMRCPSSIETVFSTPYNIAKACARADILVGAILVPGERPPIVVTRKMVASMQPRSIIIDLSIDQGGCVETSRPTTSAAPTYVEEGVIHFCVPNIAGVLGRTGTLGLYNGTFPFLQAVAREGIEEAIRTVPGIELGIVTRDGKVQHLSRFGGVGGRGR